CCGCTCCCCTACATTATTATTCCAATACGGATTCTATTAAATTACTTTCTATAGATCAATGGGGTACCCAGGTATGGCAATCTATGAATATGGCTTTTTATGGTTGTGAGAATATGGAATACAATGCAACCGATATTCCCAACCTTTCACAAGTGGAAAGTATGTACAATATGTTTAATAGTTGCAATTTATTTAATGGAAATATCGATAATTGGAATGTTAGCAATGTGACCGATATGTATGGTGTTTTTCTTGGTGCAAGGGCATTTAACCAGCCATTGAATAGCTGGAATATTGGCAATGTTACCACAATATCTGCTATGTTTCTTGGCACAGACTCCTTTGACCAGCCTTTAAATAACTGGAATACAGGTAATGTAACGAATATGTCCAGAACCTTTCAGAATACTGATGTTTTCAATCAAGATATTAACAACTGGGATGTAACCAATGTAACAAACATGTCAGGCATGTTCTCAAGAGCTGAACTTTTTAACCAACCCTTAAACTTATGGAATGTTGCCAAAGTCGAAGATATGAAAGAGATGTTCTACTATGCCGAAGCTTTCAACCAAGATATTGATGGGTGGGATGTTAGTAAGGTAATAGACATGAGTGGTATGTTCAATACTGCGAGATCATTTAATCTTCCGCTAAATAGTTGGGATGTATCTAAAGTAAACAATATGGCGAATATGTTTAGTTCTGCAAACGCATTTAACCAACCATTAAATAATTGGGATGTTACTGCAGTAACTAATACTAGTGGAATGTTCAGTAGCGCTTCAGTATTCAATCAAAACATTAACAGTTGGAATTTGACCAACGTTCTTACCATGCGATCTATGTTTAATTATGCTTTAGCATTTAACCAACCTTTAAATAGTTGGGATGTAAATAGTGTGGTAAATATGAATAGTGTTTTTCGTGGCGCATCTTCCTTTAACCAACCTCTAAACAATTGGGACGTAAGTGCAGCTGCGGATATGAGTAGTATGTTTGAAGATGCTTTACTATTTAATCAACCAATAAACACTTGGGATGTAAGCTCGGTTACTTTAATGGAATCTATGTTTGAAGATGCAGCGGTATTTAACCAATCTTTAAATAATTGGGATACGGCTGTAGTAACCACCTTTGAAGCTATGTTTAAAAATGCCATAGTTTTCAATGAAGCTATTTCTAATTGGAATACTGGCGAAGCTTTAACTATGGCAGAGATGTTTAGTGGAGCAACTACTTTTAATCAAAATATTGACCTTTGGGATGTTTCTTTCGTTAACACTATGAGAGCTATGTTTAATGATGCCAGTGCTTATAACCAAACTATGAACTCTTGGAATGTTGCATCAGTTACTACAATGGAAGATATGTTTAAAGGTGCATCCGCATTTAATGAAAACATAAGCGATTGGAATGTAAGAGGGGTAAATACCATGGAAGAAATGTTCAGTAATGCTACTACCTTCAACCAAAATATAAATAACTGGCGCATATCTGGTGTAAGCAATATGGACTATATGTTTAGAGAAGCATCTGCTTACAATCAAATAATGGATTTATGGAATTTGGGTAATGTTTCCATGCGTTCAACTTTCTTTAATGCTACTTCTTTAGATCAATACCTAGGAGATTGGGATGTAAGCGGTGTCACGAACATGAACGATATGTTAGACAATACTGCACTTACTAGGGAAAATTATGATACTACACTAATTGCATGGTCGGAACAAACGGTTACTAGCGGTATTACCTTAGGTGCCCAAGGATTACCTTATTGTGATGCTATTGAGGAAAGACAATCTATGATAGATAATTATGGGTGGACGTTTGACCTAGATGTTCGTGATTGCCCAATTCCCGAATGTACGCAATTAACTTCGCCTTTAAATGGAGACACAAATGTACCTGTTAATACTAACCTTACTTGGAATGCCGCACAATTTGCCCAAGGTTATTATTTAACTGTCGGAACTACACCTGGAGGTAATGATGTGGTAAACAATGAAACTATCACCAACGAAACTACTTATGAATTTGCTTCAGATTTTAATACTGGCGATACCGTTTATGTAACCATTACACCTTTTAATGATGAAGGTAATCCTGGTGTCTGTACTGAAGAGAGTTTTAGTCTTTCAAACACCTTACCAACCATACCTGAATGCACATCTTTAATTTCACCTGCTAATGGCGTCAGCGATGTTTCAGTTTCTACGGACTTAAGCTGGAACGCTATTTCAAACGCAGATGGGTATAGATTAACCGTCGGCACAACCACCGGAAGCAATGATATTCTTGATGATGAAGATGTAGAAAATGTTACTGCGTATGATTTAATGGCCGACCTCCCTGAGAACAGTGATATTTTTATTACTATAACACCTTACAATGACCAAGGCGATGCATTTAGCTGTATAGAAGAAAGTTTCCATACCGAAATTATACCTGTACCACCAACTTGTACTAATTTAACTAGTCCGGCACACCAAGAAACCGGAGTGTCTATTGATACGCATTTAAGTTGGACAGCAATACCTGAAGCTTTAGGATATATTGTAATAGTAGGCACAACTGAAGGTGGAAATGAAATTGTAAATAACGTAATAGTTGAAACTATAACTTCCTATGACATTCCAAACGACTTGCTTGAGGGCAGAACATATTATGTCACTATAATTCCCTATAACAACGAGGGCGATGCAACAGGTTGTACAGAAGAAAACTTTACTACGGGAGATTCAACTAGTCCGCCTTCATGTGCAGTTTTAACCTCACCGGTAGACGGTTCTACTCAAATAGCAATTGATACCAATTTAAGCTGGAATGGCTCTGGGTCTGCAGACGGGTATCGTCTTACAGCAGGGACAACGTCCGGAGGAACGGATATTTTCAGCGATGACCTTGGTGATGTAACCACATTTGACTTCGTAAACGACTTACCAGAAAATGATACTATTTATATTTCTATTATTGCTTATAATACGAATGGTGATGCTACAGGTTGTACAGAATATACTTTTGAAACCACAGGGCCACCAGAATGCTCAACATTAATTAGTCCTGCAAATAACGCAACTGATATTGCTGTAGATACGTCTATTGAATGGAGTGCCGTTACTGATGCCGATGGTTATAAAGTAACTGTCTTAGGAAGTAACAGTACAGCTAATAATATGACCAATTTTGAGGTAACCACAGGCACCTCCTTTGATTTTACAAATGATTTTACGCAAGGTGAAACTGTTACGGTAACTATAATTCCCTACAATGCCAATGGTGATGCTACTGGTTGTACGACAGAAAGTTTTACAATAGTACCGCCACCTGTACCCTTATGTACTACACTTATTTCACCCGCTAACAACACAATTGATAATGCCATTAATAGTGCTATTGAATGGAATGCAATTGCTGGTGCAGATGGATATAAATTAACGGTGGTTGGAAGTGTGACTACCGCAAATAATTTGAATGAATTAGAAATAACCTCAGGTACATCTTACGATTTTTTAACTGATTTTGAACAGGGCGAAACGGTTTCTGTTTTAATTGTTCCTTTTAATACCCAAGGTGATGCCATTGGGTGTACGGCAGAAAGTTTTACGATAAAGCCAGTACCTGCTTGCACTAATTTAAACGCGCCAAATAATGGTGACACAGAAGTAAGTACGAATACCTCTATTTCATGGAATGCTATAACCAATGCCGTTGGTTATTTTATAACAGTAACGGCGAGCACTAGTACTATAAATAACCTAATCAATTATCAAACAACAGATATTTCATATGATTTTAGTTCAGATTTTACCCAAGGTGAGACCGTTTCTGTGTCCGTAACTCCCTATAATGAATCTGGAAATGCAATTAGTTGTGTTACAGAAAGTTTCACTATTGAGGCTGTTCCTGCATGTACAAATTTAATTGCACCACTAAATGGATCTATAGGTGTAGCTGCAAATATAGGAATAGAATGGACAGAAATAAGTGATGCTCAAGGCTACAGACTTACCATTACTGGTAGTAGCAGTACAGCAAATAACGTAACCAATTTGAATATTGCCTCTGGAAATTCCTATAGTTTTTTAAATGATTTTGAACAAGGAGAAACAGTTACGGTTAACATAACCCCATACAATAATGCTGGCGATGCAATTGGTTGTACTACGGAAAGTTTCACAATTAAATCCATCCCAAATTGCACAACATTGATTGCACCTGTGGACGGAGCTGTATTAGCAGAAGTAAACGACATAACATGGAACACAATTACCGATGCAGATGGATACAAATTAACCATTACCGCAGATAATAGTACGGCAAATAATGTAACAGACCTAGAGGTTATAGGTAATAGCTATACTTTTCCTTATCAATTTAACGAGGGCGAAATTGTAACAATTACTATTACTCCTTTTAACGAGGTTGGTGATGCTGTTGGTTGTGCTTCTGAAAGTTTTACAATAAGGCCTTTACCGTCTTGTACAAGTCTAATTTCTTCTTTACAAAATGGGAATGCAATTTCTATTGCTACGGATATTGAATGGAACGCCGCTGTCGATGCAGATGGATATCGCATTGCTATAGGAACAACTTTAGACGGAAACGACATTGTAGACAATGAAGATGTTGCTTCTTTAACCAGTTATATTCTAAATGAAAACCTACCTTCAGAAACATTGATATTTGTAAAGATCACTCCTTATAACACTTCTGGAGATGCTATAGGGTGTAGTTCTCAAAGCTTCACTACCGAAGTTATTGCACCTGCTTGTACCGTATTAACGAGTCCGGCAAATGGAGAAACCGATGTTTCCTTAACAAGTACAATATCGTGGGAAGTAGTTGAAAAAACAATTGGATATCGTATTTCAATAGGTACTGCTATAGATTCCAATGATATTGTTGACAATCTTGATATGGGGCCCTCTACAGAGTATTCCCATAACGAAGAGTTTCCTTTTGATACTGAAATTTTTGTAACCATAACCCCTTACAATAGTGCTGGTGATGCTAGCTCTTGCGTAGAACAATCATTTACAACTATTATTCCTGAAGATGAAACCAAATATGGATTCTCACCAGACGGAGATGGTATAAACGAGTATTGGCATATTGAAAATATTGACTATTACCCGGAAAATGTGGTGAGCATTTATAACCGTTGGGGCGACCTTGTTTTTCAAATCGATGGTTATGATAATGCATTGAACGTATTTTCGGGTACTGCTAATAGGCGTACCAAAGTTGGTGCAGACCAATTGCCTTCTGGAACTTACTTTTTCAAAATTCAAATAGAAGGTGAAACCATTTTAAGAAAAACACAAGGTTTCCTTGTTCTAAAGCGATAAAACAGCATGCAATATTTATATAAAAACATCGCATTCATAGCATTCATTATTGTCGTATTGTCTAATAACGCAATGGCACAGCAGACCCCAACATTTTCGGAGTACAACTACAATCCTTACTTAGTGAATTCAGCCTTTGCAGGTCTTGCCCCTAGTGCGGAAATTGGGATTAGTAATACGGGGACATTTAACCAGTTTGAAGGTAGTCCAAAAAGTTTTGCACTAAGCTTTCACTCCCCATTAAACAGAGGTAAAATTGGTTTAGGCGCGGGTCTTATTCGTGATGAAATAGGTGTCACTACTTCTACTAGTGTCTTTGCTACTTATTCATATAAAATCTTTTTCGACACCAAAAGCAACAGACCTTATTGGCAAATTTACACTCCAAATTCATTGTCCTTTTCTATATCTCCTGGAGTTCAGCAGTATCAGGACAATCTATTGGAACTTGGCATAATGGACGACCCTAATTTTGCCATGAATATAAATGCTACAATACCCACTATTGGACTTGGCTTTCTGTTAAACTTGGCAAATGTTTATGTAGGTGTTTCTACACCTAATGTTATTGGGGACATGCTTGTGTCCGATGACAACGTGGATATTAATGTTCCTTATTACGGATATTTAGGCTATCGGTTTTTCTCTAATAAATTCGAAGAACTAATGATCAAACCTAACCTGTTACTTAAATATGAAAACGGTGCTCCTTTTCAGGTGGATATGAACGTTGCGGTAAGTTTTAAAAACAGATTTGAACTTGGTACAGGTTATAGAACTAATTCTTCTATAAATCTTTTAGCCGGTATTTACCTATTTAAGAATATTAGAGCTATTTATAGTTATAATGTCGCGATGAACGATTCTCCTTTAGGAAACACCCATGGTATTATTGCAACGTACCGTTTTGGAGATGGGTTTAGCCAATAGTATAACAATTAAATTACATCACCGCAAGACCATCTGAATTTATGAGTCTGTCGTTATAATTAAACAATACTATTTAATCATTTTAAGATTAATAACCTCTTGGCTAGTTAAATATCTCCAGTGTCCTCTTGGCAAATCTTTCTTGGTAAGTCCTCCGTAAACTACTCTATCCAATTTTTGAACTTTATATCCTAGTGTATCAAAAAGGCGTTCTACAATTTTATTTCTAGAACTATAAATTTCAATACCTACTTCACGTTTGGGCGCATCGTTTATATAACTAATGTCTTGAACCCTTACTACCTTTTCATCTACGACAACTCCTTCTTGAATTTTCTTTAAATCGGAACTTCGTAATTCTTGTTCCAATACAAGATGATAAATTTTACGCAAACCGTTTATTGGACTTTTTAAAGTCTTTGTCATGTTACCATCATTAGTAAACAAAAGCAACCCCGTGTGATCCTTTTCCAATTTGTCTACTGGCAATAATTTTGACTTTGAAGCACTAGATATTAAACCAGATACATGTCTTTTTCCTCTTTCGTCGCGTATGGTAGTAACAAAGTCTTTAGGTTTATTAAGTAATACGTATTCTCTCTTTACCGGATTCAATAGTTGACCATCGAATTTAACCTCATCTGTCAATTTCACCTTATAACCCATTTCTGTAATAGGTTTTCCGTTTACGGTTACATTACCAGCCGCAATATATATATCAGCATCTCTACGTGAACATACACCAGAGTTTGCCACATATTTATTTAGTCGAATAGAATTTGGGTCTGACGGCTTATTAGGAGTTACCGTTTTTTTAATTGGAGCATTGCCACGCGCATAGCTCTTCTTTTTAAAATTACCACCTTGTCTGCCTGAAGCATTTTTTCCCCTACTAGAATCGTCCCTACTCATAACTGTACCAATTTTGCACAAAGGTAGCAAATTGCATTGCCGTTCAAATAGTTATATTGAACATATTCTCAATAACTACAGTATTCTATTTAATACTAAGTCCACATCTATTAACAAAATACTAAAAACACCCACTACTATAATTAGCTTTAGAATATTATGTAACCACACATAGTCTTTTTTAGTTTTAGATTTTAAAAGAAGAAAGATAAATACGACCAACAATAAAATACAAATACCAAAGTAAAAATCCATATAACCGACATCAAACCTAAACAATAAAAGCAATAATGGTAATAAGGTTAAAAGTATTAGTAGGGATATGATGACTTTTGATGTTTTTGCCCCATAAATAATTGGTATTGTTCTATAGTTTTGGGCAATATCCCCAGAAATATTTTCCAAATCTTTAATCATTTCACGTGCTAAAATCAAAAGGAACAAAAAAACAGCATGAACAAATATGACCGATTGAAAATTTTTATAGTAAACAAAAACTACGAAAAAAGGGGTGATTGCTAACGATGCGGAGATAATATTACCTAAAAATGGAATTCTTTTTAATTTATGCGAATAGATCCAAATACCAAATATATACGAAGAGAAAAAAAAGACGGCTCTAAAAGACACATAACTTGCTGCAATAACCGCCAAAAAATTAAGCACAAAATAAGTTGTTAGCTTAAATCGTTGGCTAACTAAACGATCTAGCATACTTTTTCGTGGTTTATTTATAAGGTCTTTTTCTGCATCGTAGAAATTATTGATAATATAACCTGCGGCAATAACCATTGTAGAAGCAACTACAATAACAAAAAGGTTAACATCAAATACCACTTTACGCAATGGTAGATCTGGTGCTAAAATATATATAGATGCCAAGTATTGTGCAAGTGCTATAACAAGAATATTATAGCCTCTAACCACTGAAAAAAGACTCAATACCTTTAATAGTAAGAGTTTATTTTTTCTATTAAGCATTCTGGAAATTTCCTAAAAATTATAAACTACTTCAAGTTTGTAGTCTTTTAGTGCAGTTTTTGCCTTTTCAAAATCTTCTGTAAAACCTAAAATGTACCCACCACCGCCAGAGCCACACAGCTTTAAGTAATAATCATTGGTGTCTATTCCGTTTTTCCATAAGTCATGAAATTTTGCTGGTATCATTGGCTTAAAGTTATCAAGAACAACATGGGAAAGTTGCTTTAAATTACCAAATAATGATTGTATGTTTCCATTTACAAAATCCTCTACACAAGCATCGGTATGTTTTATGAATTGGTTTTTAAGCATTTTTCTGAAACCATCGTTCTTCATCTGTTCCATAAAAATCTGAACCATAGGTGCTGTCTCCCCAATTATACCACTATCTAATAAAAATACAGCGCCTTTACCTTCTGCATTTTGCGATGGAATACTTGTAGATTCTATATTATCTTTAGAATTTATCAATATAGGTAAACTTAAATAACTATTTAATGGATCTAGGCCAGATGATTTGCCATGAAAAAAAGACTCCATTTTACCAAAAATTGTCTTTAATTTTAATAGTTTTTCTCTTGTTAAATTCTCTAGAACCGTAATTTTATCGTTTGCATACTTATCATAAATTGCAGCTACCAATGCTCCACTACTACCAACACCATACCCTTGCGGTATAGAACTATCAAAGTACATACCAGCAGCTACATCAGTTTTTAAAAGTTCTAAATCGAAAGAAACCAATTTTGGCTCCTTTTCAGTAAGATGCTCTAAATAATGAGTAAAAGCTTCTAAACTTTTATTTGATTTTAATGCTTCTTTCGAAGGATTGGCATCAGATTTCAAAGCTCCTTTATAAAAGTTATAGGGTATAGACAATCCTTTAGAATCTTTAATGATACCGTATTCTCCAAAGAGAAGAATTTTAGAATAAAATAGTGGTCCTTTCATATTTTAAAGGTGGGCAATTATGAAATGTTACTTATAAATATAATCAAAGTTAAGCGTTATGCCATTACTTGTTAAAAAAAATAGGCAATTCGCTTAACTACAAACGGAATAATGGGTACAATCGTACGTCTATCCCCTACAACTTCTTAGCACCCAGACCAATTCGGTCGCAAATATACTGTCCATTTTGACAATAAGGCACTAATTTCTCTATAATAAATGGAAAAATGATATCCTTTTCACCTTCCGGATATAATACATGTACATTTGCACCAGCATCTAACGTAAAACACACATGCGTTCTAGATTCCTTTCTAAACTTCCAAATTTCATTAATAATAGAAAGGGTATTTGGCTTCATTAATATAAAATACGGATGACTGGTCATCATCATAGCGTGTAGAGTAAGCGCCTCGCTTTCAACAATTTCAATAAACCGTACTAAATTTCCTTCTTTTATTATAGTTTTCAGCTTTGATAAATTTGAATGGGCTTGGTCAAATCTTTGTTGTGCAAATGGATGCCCGTGCATTAACTCGTGCCCTACTGTACTACTCACTTGCTTTTCGCCTTTATCTACCAATAAAATAGTATCATGAAAATTGTGAAAAACACCATGGACTTCGTAGGGATATTTAATCCCATAAAGATTTGAACTCCCTTCAATTGACGGTGTTTCTCCCCATTGAACTATGGTGCCTTCTATACTGCGACATGCACTACCGGAACCTAAACGAGATAAAAACGAAACTTTTCTATTAAAGTGTTCTGGCGACATTGTGCCTGAAAATGATTTTTCCATTTCCATAAAACATAACGCCAAAGCAGACATTCCACTTGCCGATGAAGCTATACCACTACTATGAGGAAATGAATTTGTAGTATTGATAACAAAGTGATAATCTTTCAAAAAAGGCAAATATACTTCTACCCTTTTCAAAAACGTATTTATTTTTGGTTTAAACTCTTCTTTAGATTCTCCTTCAAACAACAAATCAAATGAGAATTCTTCATTTCTATTTTCTCTTTTTTTATACTTTACTTTTGTGGTAGTAGCACATGCAGTTAAAGTAAAACTAATAGAAGGGTTTGCAGGAACTTGATTTTCCTTTTTCCCCCAATACTTTACTAAAGCAATATTACTTGGCGAAGTATATGAAACTTCCCCTTCGTCATTAAGCGTTGTATAGGAATTTGGAATAAAATCTTTTTCTGTCATTAAAACTACAATTTGTGCAAAGATAGTTTTTAGGGTTGTCAATTAAAATAATTCCTTATTTTAGAGCAAAACACTTTTTAATTGAAAAGAAAGATATTCTATGTTGTTTTAAGTATCCTTATCTGTTGCACCATTGGGTTTCTGAGCAGTATTGTTACTCAAAGTTCCGTAAATGATTGGTACCTTACTTTGAATAAACCAAATTTTAACCCTCCTAACTGGATTTTTGCTCCCGTTTGGACCACAATGTATATTCTAATGGGAATTTCTGCAGGTTGGGTATGGGCTAAAGGTTTTCATCATAAATGGGTTAAAACAGGACTCTACCATTTTGGATTTCAATTGTTATTAAATGGATTGTGGAGTATTATTTTCTTTGGATTAAAGCAACCTTTTTTAGCACTTTTGGTAATTTTAGCGCTAATAGTAGTTTTAATACTAACAATTAAATGGTTTGGAATTGTAAGTAAAGTAGCTGCTATACTTTTAATTCCATACCTACTTTGGTTATGTTTTGCTGCAGTTCTGAATTACAAAATTTGGGAGATGAATTAAATTGTCTTGTTATTTAATTTTTACTGTAAAGAAAATCCGTAGACCCCAATGCAAAGCGTTACCTACAACTATGCAGTTGCCATTTTAAGTAATGCTTGCATTGATCTGTAATTTCTAGTAGTTGCTATTAGTTTTAATTTATGCTCAATTAAATTATTATTCAATTTAGCTTTGCCATATCCCTCTCTACATTTTAGATAAATACAGTTTTCATTATAAAAAAATTCTTCATTCTTGAATTCTTCATTTTTAAAACTTTCTAAAACTTCAATCTGTGGCCCACTATTTAATAGAACAAAGTAAATTTTATTCTCTAAAATATCTGTTTCCAATTTAAAAGGATTAAGGGAAATAATTTTCCCTAATTGATCTATTGTCTTAATAAGTACAGGCACTTCAAATCCAAAATTGTTTAAAATAGCTTTTTCAAGAAGCTTTTCTAGTTCGGTGCTATTGGTCCTATCACTTTTGAAAATAATATTACCACTTTGAATATAGGTTTTAACATCTTTTAGTTTTACACTTTCGCATAATTCCCTTAATTCAGCCATGGGTATTTTCTTTTTCCCACTAACATTAATACCTCTTAAAAATGCGATATACGTTTTCATTTAAGTGTTTCCCTGCTATTTAATTCCTTTACCACCCCTTTAGCTGCCAAATACCCACTTGTCCAAGCATTTTGAAAATTAAATCCTCCCGTAATTGCATCAATATTTACTATTTCACCTGCAAAAAATAAACCGGGTAAAATTTTACTTTGATAATTTTTAAAGTTTATCTCCTTTAAATCTACCCCACCTGCGGTTACAAATTCTTCTTTAAAAGTACTTTTACCGTTTACTTGATAGACACCTGCGGTTAATTGTTCTGCTAATGATTGAAGTTGTTGTTTAGAAACTTCTGGCCATGTTGTAGAATCATCTATATGAGCAGCACTTACCAAATTTGCCCATAAACGTTTTGGTATATCTAATACTTTAGTTCTTAAAATCGTTTTCTTTTCTACCTGTTTTACTTTTAAGAATAGCTCTAATAGTCCGGTTTGATGATACTCTGGAACCCAATTTACTTGAATTTTAAATTGATAATTAAAATGCTCTAAAACTCTTGCTCCCCACGCTGACAACTTTAATATAGCCGGCCCACTCATACCCCAATGTGTTATTAACAAAGGACCGCCCGAAGTTAAGCTGGATACATCTTGTTTAGATTTGGCTGTCTTTTTACCAAAATTCTTTTTTGGCAACACATTTACCTCGGCGTAAGTAGAAACACCGGGTATTCCTGATATGCGATCATCCTTTATATTAAAAGTAAAGAGTGATGCAACCGGCGGAACAATTGCATGCCCTAAAGCTGCAATGTAATTCCACATTTTTGGATTGCTTCCGGTAGCTAAAATCAATTTTCTAGTTTCAAGGAAG
The genomic region above belongs to Maribacter hydrothermalis and contains:
- a CDS encoding geranylgeranylglycerol-phosphate geranylgeranyltransferase, with the translated sequence MLNRKNKLLLLKVLSLFSVVRGYNILVIALAQYLASIYILAPDLPLRKVVFDVNLFVIVVASTMVIAAGYIINNFYDAEKDLINKPRKSMLDRLVSQRFKLTTYFVLNFLAVIAASYVSFRAVFFFSSYIFGIWIYSHKLKRIPFLGNIISASLAITPFFVVFVYYKNFQSVIFVHAVFLFLLILAREMIKDLENISGDIAQNYRTIPIIYGAKTSKVIISLLILLTLLPLLLLLFRFDVGYMDFYFGICILLLVVFIFLLLKSKTKKDYVWLHNILKLIIVVGVFSILLIDVDLVLNRIL
- a CDS encoding BspA family leucine-rich repeat surface protein → MPIFKKSTTLLLLFLSVNLFSQSFTTIWNTNNIETGSSAANQITIPTNPAYTTYNYNVDWGDGTTDTGVTGNITHTYATPGLHTISITGIFPSIFFNDENANDKLKLIEILDWGTIQWQTMENAFFGCENMNFDAITAPDLSQVTSLKNMFRGGTSFNGILNTWNISTITDISGIFANCTIFNRPLDNWTTNSITDMSETFKNTSFNQPLDNWNTSSVTNMKEMFYACVNFNQNINNWNVSLVTDMSGMFVACRRYNQPLNNWNVSQVTDMNTMFFRTNDFNQNLSNWQVGNVTNMSRMFHESAISYPMNNWDVSKVTDMSQMFADTPNFNQPLNNWDVSAVTDMSQMFETARVFNQPLNDWDVSAVTDMSQMFASWTASYPVAFNQPLNLWDVSAVTNMSQMFSNNQIFNQNLNDWVVSSVTQMQQMFKNADAFNQPLNNWDVSNVTNMQQMFQQNDGFNQPLNSWITTSLTNISSIFANNTIFNQPLNNWNVSNVTNFLGVFNSATAYDQNLGDWNITSATNMSNMLSNSGISQENYDTILTDWSAQSVNSGITLGATNLQYCDALNQRQSLIDTYGWTISGDSVNCSYVLCTEITMPANGDTQVPANSDIRWAPAPNATGYKVTVTRDDGSGPVEVYNQTLGATNVGVDFTNEFNPGDEVSVLVIPFNDEGDAVGCSPITFTVVESWVNSPDAFKLTYDTTILENGTTAANQLKIEANTGYPDYLSYDYSIDWGDGQYNNHVTNTITHTYLTPGVYTVSIIGTFPAPLHYYSNTDSIKLLSIDQWGTQVWQSMNMAFYGCENMEYNATDIPNLSQVESMYNMFNSCNLFNGNIDNWNVSNVTDMYGVFLGARAFNQPLNSWNIGNVTTISAMFLGTDSFDQPLNNWNTGNVTNMSRTFQNTDVFNQDINNWDVTNVTNMSGMFSRAELFNQPLNLWNVAKVEDMKEMFYYAEAFNQDIDGWDVSKVIDMSGMFNTARSFNLPLNSWDVSKVNNMANMFSSANAFNQPLNNWDVTAVTNTSGMFSSASVFNQNINSWNLTNVLTMRSMFNYALAFNQPLNSWDVNSVVNMNSVFRGASSFNQPLNNWDVSAAADMSSMFEDALLFNQPINTWDVSSVTLMESMFEDAAVFNQSLNNWDTAVVTTFEAMFKNAIVFNEAISNWNTGEALTMAEMFSGATTFNQNIDLWDVSFVNTMRAMFNDASAYNQTMNSWNVASVTTMEDMFKGASAFNENISDWNVRGVNTMEEMFSNATTFNQNINNWRISGVSNMDYMFREASAYNQIMDLWNLGNVSMRSTFFNATSLDQYLGDWDVSGVTNMNDMLDNTALTRENYDTTLIAWSEQTVTSGITLGAQGLPYCDAIEERQSMIDNYGWTFDLDVRDCPIPECTQLTSPLNGDTNVPVNTNLTWNAAQFAQGYYLTVGTTPGGNDVVNNETITNETTYEFASDFNTGDTVYVTITPFNDEGNPGVCTEESFSLSNTLPTIPECTSLISPANGVSDVSVSTDLSWNAISNADGYRLTVGTTTGSNDILDDEDVENVTAYDLMADLPENSDIFITITPYNDQGDAFSCIEESFHTEIIPVPPTCTNLTSPAHQETGVSIDTHLSWTAIPEALGYIVIVGTTEGGNEIVNNVIVETITSYDIPNDLLEGRTYYVTIIPYNNEGDATGCTEENFTTGDSTSPPSCAVLTSPVDGSTQIAIDTNLSWNGSGSADGYRLTAGTTSGGTDIFSDDLGDVTTFDFVNDLPENDTIYISIIAYNTNGDATGCTEYTFETTGPPECSTLISPANNATDIAVDTSIEWSAVTDADGYKVTVLGSNSTANNMTNFEVTTGTSFDFTNDFTQGETVTVTIIPYNANGDATGCTTESFTIVPPPVPLCTTLISPANNTIDNAINSAIEWNAIAGADGYKLTVVGSVTTANNLNELEITSGTSYDFLTDFEQGETVSVLIVPFNTQGDAIGCTAESFTIKPVPACTNLNAPNNGDTEVSTNTSISWNAITNAVGYFITVTASTSTINNLINYQTTDISYDFSSDFTQGETVSVSVTPYNESGNAISCVTESFTIEAVPACTNLIAPLNGSIGVAANIGIEWTEISDAQGYRLTITGSSSTANNVTNLNIASGNSYSFLNDFEQGETVTVNITPYNNAGDAIGCTTESFTIKSIPNCTTLIAPVDGAVLAEVNDITWNTITDADGYKLTITADNSTANNVTDLEVIGNSYTFPYQFNEGEIVTITITPFNEVGDAVGCASESFTIRPLPSCTSLISSLQNGNAISIATDIEWNAAVDADGYRIAIGTTLDGNDIVDNEDVASLTSYILNENLPSETLIFVKITPYNTSGDAIGCSSQSFTTEVIAPACTVLTSPANGETDVSLTSTISWEVVEKTIGYRISIGTAIDSNDIVDNLDMGPSTEYSHNEEFPFDTEIFVTITPYNSAGDASSCVEQSFTTIIPEDETKYGFSPDGDGINEYWHIENIDYYPENVVSIYNRWGDLVFQIDGYDNALNVFSGTANRRTKVGADQLPSGTYFFKIQIEGETILRKTQGFLVLKR
- a CDS encoding pseudouridine synthase; its protein translation is MSRDDSSRGKNASGRQGGNFKKKSYARGNAPIKKTVTPNKPSDPNSIRLNKYVANSGVCSRRDADIYIAAGNVTVNGKPITEMGYKVKLTDEVKFDGQLLNPVKREYVLLNKPKDFVTTIRDERGKRHVSGLISSASKSKLLPVDKLEKDHTGLLLFTNDGNMTKTLKSPINGLRKIYHLVLEQELRSSDLKKIQEGVVVDEKVVRVQDISYINDAPKREVGIEIYSSRNKIVERLFDTLGYKVQKLDRVVYGGLTKKDLPRGHWRYLTSQEVINLKMIK
- a CDS encoding PorP/SprF family type IX secretion system membrane protein, encoding MQYLYKNIAFIAFIIVVLSNNAMAQQTPTFSEYNYNPYLVNSAFAGLAPSAEIGISNTGTFNQFEGSPKSFALSFHSPLNRGKIGLGAGLIRDEIGVTTSTSVFATYSYKIFFDTKSNRPYWQIYTPNSLSFSISPGVQQYQDNLLELGIMDDPNFAMNINATIPTIGLGFLLNLANVYVGVSTPNVIGDMLVSDDNVDINVPYYGYLGYRFFSNKFEELMIKPNLLLKYENGAPFQVDMNVAVSFKNRFELGTGYRTNSSINLLAGIYLFKNIRAIYSYNVAMNDSPLGNTHGIIATYRFGDGFSQ